A single Candidatus Limnocylindrales bacterium DNA region contains:
- a CDS encoding VOC family protein: MKLPFFKSKKRKELEPTAPAAPAADIALRSEPAPPLPASDKPRKLPAEHVVDSFGYALAAVPSLGPTSKAWRKLGFEVSAPYEWLGCQAAHIDLGGGGVRFLAAADSGAEPTALVELVRARLVVGSGLFGWTWACADPHRSALAVAQLAESDFHEGCEAWGEPLVQIPMELTPAAATWLEKQTPPPVPKHANCAIRLDHLVLNVSASKAVSQTYERHFGLRSRTAAMNDRYYAFLKIGPSLLEVVGPAKPGAGAVSGGPWGLAFGSSDLDATIAYLQKAGVECKPGQRAVQGGRIAGIPIAIGGINLAFMGD; encoded by the coding sequence ATGAAGCTGCCGTTCTTCAAGTCGAAAAAGCGCAAGGAGCTGGAGCCGACGGCACCCGCCGCGCCTGCAGCCGACATTGCGCTTCGCAGCGAGCCGGCGCCGCCGCTTCCGGCATCGGACAAACCGAGAAAGCTTCCTGCCGAGCACGTCGTCGACTCCTTCGGCTATGCTCTGGCGGCCGTGCCATCGCTCGGGCCGACATCGAAAGCATGGCGCAAGCTGGGCTTCGAGGTGTCGGCGCCTTACGAGTGGCTTGGATGTCAGGCCGCGCACATCGACCTCGGCGGCGGCGGCGTGCGTTTCCTTGCCGCCGCCGATTCGGGCGCGGAGCCCACGGCGCTGGTCGAGCTGGTCCGCGCGCGTCTGGTGGTGGGCTCGGGACTGTTCGGCTGGACGTGGGCGTGCGCCGACCCGCACCGTTCGGCGCTGGCGGTGGCGCAGCTCGCCGAGAGCGACTTTCATGAAGGCTGCGAGGCGTGGGGCGAGCCGCTCGTGCAGATTCCGATGGAGCTGACGCCGGCTGCCGCGACCTGGCTCGAGAAGCAGACACCGCCGCCGGTACCCAAGCACGCCAACTGCGCCATCCGGCTCGATCATCTGGTGCTCAACGTCAGCGCGTCCAAGGCCGTGTCGCAGACGTACGAACGTCACTTCGGCTTGCGCTCCCGAACCGCGGCGATGAACGATCGCTACTACGCGTTCCTCAAGATCGGGCCGTCTCTTCTGGAAGTCGTCGGGCCCGCCAAGCCAGGCGCCGGCGCCGTCAGCGGCGGTCCGTGGGGACTCGCCTTCGGCAGCTCCGACCTCGACGCCACCATCGCCTATCTGCAGAAGGCGGGCGTGGAGTGTAAGCCCGGGCAGCGCGCAGTGCAGGGCGGGCGCATCGCCGGCATTCCCATCGCCATCGGCGGGATCAACCTGGCGTTCATGGGCGACTAG
- a CDS encoding Fe-Mn family superoxide dismutase produces the protein MPEKAASAAPSPAEHVIKPLPFDPARIEGLSERLLVSHHQNNYGGAVKRLNLIEQRIRELPADAAPFQMGSLKREQLIARNSMVLHELYFANLGGSGGATGALAESLQKSFGSLQAWEKDFRLTGMSLGGGSGWVFLCSDPATGTLFNAWSWDHGHFPAGARPLLVMDMYEHSYHIDYGADAKSYVDAFFRNIRWEEVARRMSAPA, from the coding sequence ATGCCGGAAAAAGCCGCATCTGCCGCGCCTTCGCCCGCCGAGCACGTCATCAAGCCGCTGCCCTTCGATCCCGCACGCATCGAAGGCCTGTCGGAGCGCCTTCTCGTTTCGCATCACCAGAACAACTACGGGGGCGCCGTCAAGCGGCTGAACCTGATCGAGCAGCGCATCCGCGAGCTTCCCGCCGACGCCGCTCCGTTTCAGATGGGTTCACTCAAGCGCGAGCAGCTCATTGCACGCAACTCGATGGTGCTGCACGAGCTGTACTTCGCCAACCTCGGCGGATCGGGCGGTGCCACCGGCGCTCTGGCGGAGTCGCTGCAGAAGAGCTTCGGATCCCTGCAGGCCTGGGAGAAGGACTTCCGTCTGACGGGGATGTCTCTCGGCGGCGGCTCGGGCTGGGTGTTTCTCTGCAGTGATCCTGCCACCGGCACGCTGTTCAACGCCTGGAGCTGGGACCACGGGCACTTCCCGGCCGGCGCACGGCCACTGCTCGTCATGGACATGTACGAGCACAGCTACCACATCGACTATGGCGCCGACGCCAAGAGCTACGTCGACGCGTTCTTCCGCAATATCCGATGGGAAGAGGTCGCCAGACGAATGAGTGCGCCGGCGTAG
- a CDS encoding chromate transporter, with translation MAGLSHKEAAQGEPAGARGDGTGARGGAARSEQLVPYTLRELVAYFLYLGYAGFGGPIALVGYMQRDLVESRRWFSIADYKEGLALAQLAPGPLAAQLAIYLGWIDYGVRGASLVALAFVLPSFLMVLVVSAVYVAYGGLTWMQGAFYGIGAAVIAIIGRSAWKLTRSTLGSDRLLWILFTVSAVSTIVTESEIVWFFLAAGVIALARTLTMRDAATAASIWPWPVLFSGIHGEATGGTLWTIAWYFSEAGAFVFGSGLAIIPFLHGGVVSEFGWLNERQFLDAVAVAMITPGPVVITVAFIGYLVAGLAGATIAAVAVFLPCYLFTVIPARYFKRAVHDVRVRAFVDGVTAAAAGAIAGAAVVLGRRAIVDVPTLLIAAGTLLALTRIKGVSEPLLIVGAGVLGVVVTMVMQ, from the coding sequence ATGGCGGGCCTGTCGCACAAAGAAGCGGCGCAGGGTGAGCCGGCGGGCGCTCGCGGGGACGGCACCGGTGCCAGGGGCGGCGCCGCGCGCAGCGAGCAACTCGTGCCTTATACGCTGCGCGAGCTGGTCGCCTACTTCCTCTACCTCGGCTACGCCGGCTTCGGCGGACCCATTGCGCTGGTCGGCTACATGCAGCGAGACCTCGTCGAATCGCGCCGCTGGTTCTCGATCGCGGATTACAAGGAGGGTCTGGCGCTGGCGCAGCTCGCACCGGGTCCTTTGGCGGCGCAGCTGGCGATCTATCTCGGCTGGATCGACTACGGTGTGCGCGGCGCATCGCTGGTGGCGCTGGCCTTCGTTCTGCCCTCGTTCCTGATGGTGCTGGTGGTCTCGGCCGTCTACGTCGCCTACGGCGGCCTGACCTGGATGCAGGGCGCGTTCTATGGGATCGGCGCCGCCGTCATCGCCATCATCGGACGCAGCGCGTGGAAGCTCACCAGAAGCACGCTCGGCAGCGACCGGCTGCTGTGGATCCTCTTCACCGTCAGCGCCGTCTCCACCATCGTCACCGAGTCCGAGATCGTCTGGTTCTTCCTCGCTGCCGGTGTCATCGCGCTCGCACGCACGCTGACGATGCGCGACGCTGCCACAGCCGCCTCGATCTGGCCGTGGCCCGTGCTGTTCTCGGGCATCCATGGCGAGGCCACGGGAGGAACGCTGTGGACGATCGCCTGGTATTTCTCGGAAGCGGGAGCGTTCGTCTTCGGGAGCGGCCTGGCCATCATCCCTTTCCTGCACGGAGGCGTGGTCAGCGAGTTCGGATGGCTCAACGAGCGCCAGTTCCTGGACGCCGTGGCGGTGGCAATGATCACGCCTGGCCCCGTGGTGATCACGGTCGCGTTCATCGGGTATCTGGTCGCCGGTCTGGCCGGCGCCACCATCGCCGCGGTGGCGGTGTTTCTGCCGTGCTACCTCTTCACGGTCATTCCGGCGCGCTACTTTAAGCGAGCGGTCCACGACGTGCGGGTGCGCGCGTTCGTCGACGGCGTCACGGCCGCCGCGGCAGGGGCCATCGCCGGCGCCGCCGTGGTGCTGGGACGGCGCGCAATCGTGGACGTGCCGACGCTGCTGATCGCGGCCGGCACCCTGCTCGCGCTCACGCGCATCAAGGGCGTGTCCGAGCCGCTGTTGATCGTCGGCGCCGGGGTCCTCGGCGTCGTCGTCACGATGGTCATGCAGTAG
- a CDS encoding chromate resistance protein ChrB domain-containing protein, protein MPAKRITASWRRIDRIASASLIRRFIASGAVFHFVQSERYAPAADGARLAQGSAIFDALHSYLEAEQR, encoded by the coding sequence ATGCCGGCGAAGAGGATTACCGCGAGCTGGCGGCGCATCGATCGCATCGCCAGCGCATCGCTGATCCGGCGCTTCATCGCTTCCGGCGCGGTCTTTCATTTCGTGCAGTCCGAGCGGTACGCGCCGGCCGCCGATGGAGCGCGCCTCGCGCAGGGCAGCGCGATCTTCGATGCGCTGCACTCCTACCTCGAAGCGGAGCAGCGCTGA
- a CDS encoding ATP-binding protein — translation MLAPYHQDLAAPPKAASTEGEAADGEVHSGSVPTKLGELRLFRTFLLLTAGFVILSLLILGSHLNDFPALHVLLDASNFALPLLAALLLYEIGRHSGDELLPALAMSFGTCSLLHLLHLASGLEWWGSLEWIAQSAAVLRPKMWTPSAYFLPLALMIVLARVRSPRESMRGLGIILGTLAVALVATFWNLAPYAEPTLYGMHRPLLLAVPVFWALVAVQASWLRPHHPIWQAVPLMAVLMIVGEAVMLRSSAPNDSAAMIGHTGSVTAFLLLLLAAIRLAAIDTRRRIEVQNELRALTQTLERRVAMRTSELQANLADLKAYERALQRQARYATLQAEVLLGFARREELRDILVHIASSVARELDVDVAQIWTLEPGSQELELRAHVGTDDITTDRLLPLRKAGIATIARRGEPLFTNEAIGDERIEEQEWLARHGFTAFAGYPLELEGDVKGIITVFARRRLEESELAALEFAASAIALGIAHKQYERELPDLYDHAPCGYHSLDENGLIVAMNATELSWIGYTREEIVGRKRFPEILTPDSRRTFARTFPRLKKTGVARDVEFELVRKDGTTFPILLNATAVVDRHGRFLASRAMTFDITERKRTEERTAKLNHTLARRSRELEEANRELESFSYTVSHDLRAPLRRIRGFAELLREDAKGKLPEAMQKYVQVITESSVEMGKLIDDFLQFSRTGRAEMREGRVDLGELVREVIGDYELPARKRGVTWHVQPLPEVIGDRGLLKQVIANLIDNALKYSRDRSEPRIEIGTAGSDSGQVVVFVRDNGVGFRMEEATRLFGVFQRLPNAHDYEGNGVGLATVQRILHRHGGRIWAESAENEGATFYFTLRPAGGAEAGAGRRQ, via the coding sequence ATGCTTGCGCCATACCATCAGGACCTCGCTGCGCCGCCGAAAGCGGCCAGCACCGAAGGCGAGGCGGCCGATGGAGAAGTCCACTCCGGCAGCGTCCCCACGAAGCTCGGGGAGCTGCGCCTCTTCCGAACGTTCCTGCTCCTCACCGCCGGCTTCGTCATCCTGAGCCTGCTGATACTGGGCTCGCACCTGAACGACTTTCCGGCGCTGCACGTCCTCCTCGATGCGTCCAACTTCGCGTTGCCGCTGCTGGCGGCCCTACTGCTGTACGAGATCGGCCGCCATTCCGGCGACGAGCTGCTGCCCGCGCTGGCCATGAGCTTCGGCACGTGTTCGTTGCTGCACCTTCTGCACCTGGCCAGTGGTCTCGAATGGTGGGGCTCCCTCGAGTGGATCGCCCAGTCGGCTGCGGTCCTGCGGCCGAAGATGTGGACGCCCTCTGCCTACTTCCTGCCTCTGGCGCTGATGATCGTCCTCGCCCGCGTGCGCAGCCCCCGCGAGTCGATGCGTGGTCTCGGCATCATCCTGGGCACCCTGGCGGTGGCACTGGTGGCGACGTTCTGGAACCTGGCGCCGTACGCGGAGCCGACGCTGTACGGAATGCACCGGCCGCTGCTGCTGGCCGTTCCCGTATTCTGGGCGCTGGTGGCGGTGCAGGCTTCGTGGCTGCGCCCCCACCATCCCATCTGGCAGGCTGTCCCGCTGATGGCGGTGCTCATGATCGTGGGCGAGGCAGTCATGCTCCGCTCCTCGGCGCCCAACGATTCGGCCGCGATGATCGGTCACACCGGCAGCGTCACCGCTTTCCTCCTCCTGCTCCTCGCCGCCATTCGCCTGGCGGCGATCGACACGCGCCGTCGCATCGAGGTGCAGAACGAGCTGCGCGCGCTGACGCAAACACTGGAGCGACGCGTTGCCATGCGCACTTCCGAGCTTCAGGCCAACCTCGCCGACCTCAAAGCGTACGAGCGTGCGCTGCAGCGCCAGGCGCGTTACGCGACGCTGCAGGCCGAGGTGCTTCTCGGCTTCGCGCGACGCGAGGAGCTGCGAGACATCCTCGTGCACATTGCATCGTCCGTGGCGCGCGAGCTGGACGTCGACGTTGCGCAGATCTGGACGCTCGAGCCGGGCAGCCAGGAGCTCGAGCTGCGCGCCCACGTCGGCACCGACGACATCACGACGGATCGTCTGTTGCCGCTGCGCAAGGCAGGCATCGCCACCATCGCAAGACGCGGTGAGCCGCTGTTCACCAATGAAGCCATCGGCGACGAGCGCATCGAGGAGCAGGAATGGTTGGCCAGGCACGGCTTCACCGCCTTCGCCGGATACCCGCTCGAGCTCGAGGGCGACGTCAAGGGCATCATCACCGTCTTTGCCAGACGCCGGCTGGAGGAGTCGGAGCTCGCGGCGCTGGAGTTCGCGGCGTCGGCCATCGCTCTCGGCATCGCGCACAAGCAGTATGAGCGCGAGCTGCCCGACCTCTACGACCACGCACCGTGCGGTTACCACTCACTGGACGAGAACGGCCTGATCGTGGCGATGAACGCGACCGAGCTGTCGTGGATCGGCTATACGCGAGAGGAGATCGTCGGCCGCAAGCGCTTCCCCGAGATCCTGACTCCCGACAGCCGCCGGACCTTCGCCAGGACGTTCCCACGCCTGAAGAAGACCGGCGTGGCCAGAGACGTCGAGTTCGAGCTGGTGCGCAAGGACGGCACCACGTTCCCGATCCTGCTCAACGCCACCGCCGTCGTCGACCGTCACGGCCGCTTCCTGGCGAGCCGTGCGATGACGTTCGACATCACCGAGCGCAAGCGGACCGAAGAGCGTACCGCCAAGCTCAATCACACGTTGGCGCGCCGCTCACGCGAGCTCGAGGAAGCCAACCGCGAGCTCGAGTCGTTCTCGTACACGGTGTCGCACGACCTGCGCGCTCCGCTGCGCCGCATCCGAGGCTTCGCGGAGCTGCTCAGGGAGGACGCAAAAGGCAAGCTCCCCGAAGCGATGCAGAAGTACGTGCAGGTCATCACCGAGAGCAGCGTGGAGATGGGAAAGCTCATCGACGACTTCCTGCAGTTTTCGCGCACGGGTCGCGCCGAGATGCGCGAAGGCCGCGTGGATCTCGGCGAACTCGTGCGCGAAGTCATCGGCGATTATGAGCTGCCGGCGCGCAAGCGGGGAGTGACGTGGCACGTTCAGCCGCTGCCGGAGGTGATCGGCGACCGCGGGCTGCTCAAGCAGGTCATCGCCAACCTCATCGACAATGCGCTGAAGTACTCGCGGGATCGAAGCGAGCCGCGCATCGAGATCGGCACCGCCGGCTCCGATTCCGGGCAGGTCGTCGTCTTCGTGCGTGACAACGGCGTGGGCTTTCGCATGGAGGAGGCTACGCGCCTGTTCGGCGTCTTCCAGCGCCTGCCCAATGCACACGACTACGAGGGCAACGGTGTCGGCCTGGCCACCGTCCAAAGGATCCTGCATCGCCACGGCGGCAGGATCTGGGCCGAGTCCGCCGAGAACGAAGGCGCGACCTTCTACTTCACGCTGCGCCCGGCCGGCGGAGCCGAAGCCGGCGCGGGCCGCCGTCAGTAG
- a CDS encoding enoyl-CoA hydratase/isomerase family protein → MPDNLFATDNLRLTLDAEIAELTLTRPARLNALSPALVDDLHACVDVLARERRARVVILTGEGRGFCAGLDLQEYGNWTITEGLDSVEGGLAVQERIASLMPRIRELPQPWIAAVNGAAAGGGLALALACDVRYAAPAARFSVAFVKLGLSGCDVGVSFLLPRVVGAGHAFEMSLTGRLIDAEEALRIGLANRLVGEQELLPECQRLAEEIRANTRYAVAMTKQVLDRNIDATSLRAAIELENRTQVLGTHAASTRERMMNWKQTR, encoded by the coding sequence ATGCCCGACAATCTCTTCGCCACCGACAACCTCCGCTTGACGCTGGATGCCGAGATCGCCGAGCTGACTCTGACGCGGCCGGCGCGCCTGAACGCGTTGTCGCCCGCTCTGGTCGACGACCTTCACGCGTGCGTCGACGTGCTCGCGCGCGAACGCCGTGCCCGTGTGGTCATTCTGACTGGCGAGGGCCGCGGCTTCTGCGCTGGTCTGGATCTGCAGGAGTACGGCAACTGGACCATCACCGAGGGCCTCGATTCGGTCGAAGGCGGCCTTGCCGTGCAGGAGCGCATCGCCAGCCTCATGCCGCGCATTCGCGAATTGCCGCAACCTTGGATCGCAGCCGTCAATGGCGCTGCGGCCGGCGGCGGACTGGCGCTGGCGCTGGCGTGCGACGTTCGCTACGCCGCACCGGCGGCGCGCTTCAGCGTTGCGTTCGTCAAGCTCGGGCTTTCGGGCTGCGACGTTGGCGTGTCCTTCCTGCTCCCGCGCGTGGTCGGCGCCGGCCACGCCTTCGAGATGAGCCTGACCGGACGGCTGATCGATGCCGAAGAGGCCCTGCGGATCGGCCTGGCGAACCGGCTCGTGGGTGAACAGGAGCTGCTGCCGGAATGCCAGCGCCTGGCCGAAGAGATCCGCGCCAATACCCGCTACGCGGTGGCGATGACGAAGCAGGTGCTCGACCGCAACATCGATGCAACCTCGCTGCGGGCGGCCATCGAGCTCGAGAACCGAACGCAGGTGCTCGGCACGCACGCCGCCTCCACGAGAGAGCGGATGATGAATTGGAAGCAGACGCGCTGA
- the hemQ gene encoding hydrogen peroxide-dependent heme synthase, producing the protein MPEFVAVEAPQTLEGWYTLHDVYALNWPRWRARSQSERKAIAEEASAWLGRAAAANVQEAAGRGDSKLYSVVSQKGDLLFCHYRQSPAALNEVELTLRTLRLYEFLSPAYSYLSVIEVSLYEVQAMAARRLAERGLKPGTTEYDQALTGEMETQKARMNERLFRTIPPQRYICFYPMSKRRGESVNWYALPLAERRAMMRGHGSIGHKWSEQVTQVIGGSVGLDDWEWGVSLHADDPLAFKKLVYEMRFDPTTSWFGEFGPFYVGVRVDPPAVEDLLEGRLPDDARQRRPGLH; encoded by the coding sequence GTGCCCGAATTCGTTGCCGTCGAAGCGCCGCAGACACTGGAAGGCTGGTACACGCTCCACGACGTCTACGCGCTCAACTGGCCGCGCTGGCGTGCCCGGTCACAATCCGAGCGCAAGGCCATTGCCGAGGAGGCGAGCGCGTGGCTGGGCCGGGCGGCGGCCGCCAACGTGCAGGAAGCGGCCGGCCGCGGCGACAGCAAGCTCTACAGCGTGGTCTCCCAGAAAGGCGACCTGCTTTTCTGCCACTACCGCCAGAGCCCGGCCGCGCTCAACGAGGTCGAGCTGACGCTGCGGACGCTGCGCCTCTACGAGTTCCTTTCGCCGGCCTACTCCTACCTTTCCGTGATCGAGGTCAGTCTGTACGAAGTGCAGGCGATGGCGGCGCGCCGGCTGGCCGAGCGCGGGCTGAAGCCGGGCACGACCGAATACGACCAGGCGCTGACCGGCGAGATGGAGACGCAGAAGGCTCGGATGAACGAGCGTCTGTTCCGCACGATTCCGCCGCAGCGCTACATCTGCTTCTACCCCATGAGCAAGCGGCGCGGCGAGAGCGTCAACTGGTACGCGCTGCCACTGGCCGAGCGCCGTGCGATGATGCGCGGCCACGGCTCGATCGGCCACAAGTGGTCCGAGCAGGTCACGCAGGTGATCGGCGGATCGGTAGGGCTGGACGACTGGGAGTGGGGCGTCAGCCTGCACGCCGACGACCCGCTCGCATTCAAGAAGCTCGTCTACGAGATGCGCTTCGATCCAACCACGTCGTGGTTCGGCGAGTTCGGGCCTTTCTACGTCGGCGTACGCGTGGACCCGCCGGCGGTCGAGGACCTGCTCGAAGGCCGTCTGCCCGACGATGCCAGGCAGCGCCGGCCGGGGCTGCACTGA
- a CDS encoding HAMP domain-containing sensor histidine kinase → MRIRWSAFEAIFRDFSDSSQGKVSFFIDDEDGNVLAGTVSPDRPSEVRHRLTADGVPVGRLNGCGGPTPETMRLCWAACERELAHQVVINDMADATARLWRQTNALLRMSASTSLALEPGAMLGRVLGVLAHSTNLQRGCGLLRVPGDEAYSLFGLDRQMRVNPSSIPALEDMNEDVVLIDADGGDVVLAEECERLLGRRESLAVTRIATDKDRYGYLLVPFRRQASITSEDLKMLGAAAQIVSIAAENVHTLRREREATRLQVENEMLSAQARDMEEMVHVVSHDLRSPMTAMYGFMHMALEELEHMRSDGGWNERGERIAKPLEDGVRSVEKLNRMVQRLLDFSRVARLDYHFEPLEMTKLVQGVLDSLSYQIRERGIQARVEELPDVMGDRVQVEAVFRNLIDNAIKYMGEGARRSIVIGSRSVDGELQYFVRDTGMGMSADQAAKAFLPFRRFRVDAAPGEGIGLSYVRKIVERHGGHISCESAEGVGTTFYFSLGRPAQRSLTSAVS, encoded by the coding sequence ATGCGCATCCGCTGGTCCGCCTTCGAAGCGATCTTCCGCGACTTCTCCGACTCCTCGCAGGGAAAGGTCAGCTTCTTCATCGACGACGAGGACGGCAACGTCCTTGCCGGCACCGTCAGCCCCGATCGTCCCAGTGAAGTCCGCCATCGCCTGACCGCCGACGGCGTTCCAGTAGGCCGTCTCAATGGCTGCGGCGGCCCCACGCCCGAGACGATGCGACTGTGCTGGGCCGCATGCGAGCGTGAGCTCGCCCACCAGGTGGTCATCAACGACATGGCCGACGCGACCGCGCGTCTGTGGCGGCAGACCAATGCGCTGCTGCGCATGAGCGCGAGCACGAGCCTTGCCCTGGAGCCTGGCGCGATGCTCGGGCGCGTGCTCGGCGTGCTCGCCCACTCGACGAATCTGCAGCGCGGCTGCGGGCTGCTGCGCGTTCCGGGCGACGAAGCGTACTCGCTGTTCGGGCTGGACCGGCAGATGCGCGTCAACCCGAGCTCGATTCCTGCGCTCGAGGACATGAACGAGGACGTGGTGCTCATCGACGCCGACGGCGGGGACGTCGTGCTGGCAGAGGAATGCGAGCGGCTGCTCGGACGTCGCGAGTCCCTGGCCGTCACGCGCATCGCCACCGACAAGGACCGCTATGGCTATCTGCTCGTGCCGTTCCGGCGGCAGGCGAGCATCACATCCGAGGATCTGAAGATGCTCGGCGCCGCCGCCCAGATCGTCAGCATCGCTGCCGAGAACGTGCACACTCTGCGTCGCGAGCGCGAGGCCACGCGCCTGCAGGTCGAGAACGAGATGCTGAGCGCGCAGGCGCGCGACATGGAAGAGATGGTGCACGTGGTCTCGCACGACCTGCGATCGCCGATGACGGCGATGTACGGCTTCATGCACATGGCGCTCGAGGAGCTCGAGCACATGCGCAGCGACGGCGGCTGGAACGAGCGCGGGGAGCGCATCGCCAAGCCGCTCGAGGACGGCGTGCGCAGTGTCGAGAAGCTCAATCGCATGGTGCAGCGCCTGCTCGATTTCTCGCGCGTTGCCCGCCTCGATTATCACTTCGAGCCGCTCGAGATGACCAAGCTCGTGCAGGGCGTGCTCGACTCGTTGAGTTACCAGATCCGGGAGCGCGGGATCCAGGCACGCGTGGAGGAGCTGCCCGACGTCATGGGCGATCGCGTGCAGGTCGAAGCGGTGTTCCGCAACCTCATCGACAACGCCATCAAGTACATGGGTGAAGGTGCACGCCGCTCCATCGTCATCGGCAGCCGTTCCGTCGATGGCGAGCTGCAGTACTTCGTGCGTGATACCGGCATGGGCATGTCGGCCGATCAGGCTGCCAAGGCATTCCTGCCGTTCCGCCGGTTCCGCGTCGATGCCGCTCCCGGCGAAGGCATCGGACTGTCGTACGTCCGCAAGATCGTCGAGCGCCACGGCGGGCACATCTCGTGCGAATCGGCCGAAGGCGTGGGTACGACGTTCTACTTCTCCCTCGGCCGGCCGGCGCAGCGCTCGCTGACATCCGCGGTCTCGTAG